The genomic DNA TGAGCACGTGACGCTCGCCGCTCTCCAGAAAGCGGGTGCGCTGAGCGAACACCTCCGACAGATGCCCAGGCGTGGCCCTCCCCTCATAGCGGATGAGCACGAGGGGATGGTGCGATACATCGAATTCGACGGAGCGGGGAGCGGACATGGTGGCACTGGGGGCGACGCTTCATGTTAGCCGAGCGCCTGTTTCGTCGAAAGCCGCTCCGGGAGTGTCAGGGAGCGGGTTCCTCGCGCAGCACCTCGTTCAACAGGGTCGTGTCCACCAGTCCCGACAGGTCGGAGCTGGGGACGAAGCCGAGTTGTCGCGCGTGCTCGGCGGCTTGTTTCAACTGCTCGGGCATGATCTGGAGTGCGGGCTCCAACCGCGAGAAGGAGTCCTTCAACACGGCCTCGTCCATGGGGCGCCCGGCTGTCTTGGCGAAGGCGGCGTTGACGCGGGGGATGAAGGTCTCGGGGTGGTGTTGCCACTGCCGGGTGAGCTCCACGTGCGCGCGCAGCAATTGCTTGAGGGGTTCGCGCCGCCGCTCCAGGGCCTCGCGGGTGGTGACGATGACGGTGGTGTGGAAGCGGCGTTGGGGCCACAGCTCGCGCTCATCCAACAGGATGTGGCCTCCGCCCTCGGCCACCATGCGCGCCCCCCACGGCTCGGGCACCCACGCGCCCTCGAGCTTGCCATGGAGGAACAGGCCGAGGATGTCCGGGTTGCTCAGCGGCGTGACGGTGACGTCCTGGCCTGGCTTGAGGCCCTGCTGGCCCAACCAGTGCCGCAGCGCGATGTCCTGGGTGTTGCCCAACTGGGGGGTCGCCAGCGTCTTGCCCTTGAGGTCCGCGGGTGTGCGCGCCGTCTTCGTCACCAGCACCGCGCCCGAGTCCACCGCGGCGGCGATGATGCGCAGCTCCCGTCCCGCCTTGAGGAAGGTGTTGATGGCGGGGCCCGTGCCCACGTACGACGCATCGAGCGAGCCCGCCGTGAGCGCTTCCATGGCGGCGGGGCCCGCGTTGAACATCTTCAGCTCGATGCCGGGCACGGCCTTCTGGAAGGCGCCCGAGTCCTGGCCCACCAGGGCCTGGGCGTGGGTGATGTTGGGGAAGAACCCCAGCCGCAGCGCGCTGGCCGCGCCCCGCTTGTCCGTCTGGCCTCCGGGCTGCTCCTTCTTGCACCCGGCCGTCACCAGGCACAACACCGCGAGGCCCACTCCGAGAACTCCAGCGCGCATATGTCTCCCCATGCCTTCACCTGAGCATGCTCAGCTCGCCGCCAGGCCCCAACGGCGCCGGATGCGCAGCTCCACCGTTTGAAAGAGGACGCGATCGATGAAGGTGCCCACGGCGATGATGCACACCATCACCGCCATCACCTGTGGAATCTCCATCAGCTCCCGGCCCATGGTGAGCAATTGGCCGAGACCGCCCGAGACGTACAGCAGCTCGCCCGCCATGAGCGCCCTCCAGGCGAAGCTCCACCCGAGCTTGAGCCCGGTGACGATGCTCGGCAGGGCCGCGGGCAGGAGCACGCCGGCGAAGAGGCGCGGACCGCGCACGCCGTAGGTGGCGGACATGCGCAAGAGCAGCGGGTCCACCCCCATCACCCCGTCCTCCACCGAGATGGCGATGGCCAGCACCGAGCCCATCACCACCACGAAGATGATGGACGTCTCCGTGAGGCCGAACCACAGGAGCGCCAGGGGCAGCCAGCAGATGGAGGGCAGCGCTTGCAGTCCCACCACGAGCGGGCGCAGCGAGCGGCGCACGATCGCCGCCCGGCCCATGACGAGGCCGAGGGGCACGCCGATGAGCACGGACAGGCCGTAGCCCTGCGCGAGCCGGCTCAGCGAGCGCACGAGGGCGTCCCACAGCCGGCCATCGCGCGCCATCGCCCAGAGACTGTCACCGACCGCCAGGGGTCCCGGGAACAGGTGGTGCGGCCAGGGGCCGAAGCGGGCGAACAGCGCCCACGCGGCCAGCAGTCCCACGAGCACCAGCAGCTTCTGAATCAGGTGCCATGCCTTCATCCTGTGCTCCGTCTTCACCCGGCGGGCCGGGCTCTTCGAGGGACTCACTCTCACGGAGCATGGCGCGGATCTGGCGCGCCATGCCCACCAGTGCCACGTCATCGGGTTCGCGCGGCATGGGCAGGTGCACCTCGAGGTCGCGCAGGATGCGGCCCGGTCTCGGTGCCATCACCACCACCCGGTTGGCGAGCATCAACGCCTCGGTGACGTCGTGGGTGACGAACACGATCGTCTTGTGCGTCTCCAGCCAGACGCGCTGCAGCAGCTCGTGCATGTGGTGGCGCGTCTGCGCGTCCAGCGAGCCAAAGGGCTCGTCCATGAGCAGCACCTGCGAGTCCACCGCCAGCGCCCGGGCGAGCGCCGTGCGCATCTTCATGCCACCGGACAGCTCATGGGGCAGCGTGTTCTCGAAGCCATCCAGGTGCACGTAGCGGATGAAGCGGCGGGCGCGCTCCGCGCGATCCTTCCGGGACAGTCCCCGGGCGGCGAGCACGAACTCCAGGTTCTGGCGCACGGTGAGCCAGGGGTAGAGCGCCGCCTCCTGGAACATGAGCAGCCGGTCCGGGCCGGGGCCGCGGATCTCCCGGCCATCGATGCGCACGTGGCCCCCGGTGGGGTTGATGTGGCCCGCCAGCGCGTAGAGCAGCGTGGACTTGCCGCACCCCGAGGGCCCCAGCAGACAGACGAATTCGCCCGAGCGGATGTTGAGGTTGACGTCCTGGAGCGCCACGACCTTGTTGCCGTAGCGGTGCTCCACGCGCTTGACGGCGATCTTCGCCGAGTCCTCGTCCACCCGGGCGGGCACCAGCGTCTCCTTCACCGTCTCCTTCACCTGGCGCATGCGCCGGAAGAGGGTGCTCCAGAGGCTGGAAAAACGCCCGGAGGCGCGTGGGGAGGGGCGGGGGCGCGTCTGCTCGGGCGGATCGATCAAGCTCATGACTCGGTC from Melittangium boletus DSM 14713 includes the following:
- a CDS encoding ABC transporter ATP-binding protein, yielding MRQVKETVKETLVPARVDEDSAKIAVKRVEHRYGNKVVALQDVNLNIRSGEFVCLLGPSGCGKSTLLYALAGHINPTGGHVRIDGREIRGPGPDRLLMFQEAALYPWLTVRQNLEFVLAARGLSRKDRAERARRFIRYVHLDGFENTLPHELSGGMKMRTALARALAVDSQVLLMDEPFGSLDAQTRHHMHELLQRVWLETHKTIVFVTHDVTEALMLANRVVVMAPRPGRILRDLEVHLPMPREPDDVALVGMARQIRAMLRESESLEEPGPPGEDGAQDEGMAPDSEAAGARGTAGRVGAVRPLRPLAAPPVPGTPGGR
- a CDS encoding ABC transporter permease — protein: MVLVGLLAAWALFARFGPWPHHLFPGPLAVGDSLWAMARDGRLWDALVRSLSRLAQGYGLSVLIGVPLGLVMGRAAIVRRSLRPLVVGLQALPSICWLPLALLWFGLTETSIIFVVVMGSVLAIAISVEDGVMGVDPLLLRMSATYGVRGPRLFAGVLLPAALPSIVTGLKLGWSFAWRALMAGELLYVSGGLGQLLTMGRELMEIPQVMAVMVCIIAVGTFIDRVLFQTVELRIRRRWGLAAS
- a CDS encoding ABC transporter substrate-binding protein, which gives rise to MRAGVLGVGLAVLCLVTAGCKKEQPGGQTDKRGAASALRLGFFPNITHAQALVGQDSGAFQKAVPGIELKMFNAGPAAMEALTAGSLDASYVGTGPAINTFLKAGRELRIIAAAVDSGAVLVTKTARTPADLKGKTLATPQLGNTQDIALRHWLGQQGLKPGQDVTVTPLSNPDILGLFLHGKLEGAWVPEPWGARMVAEGGGHILLDERELWPQRRFHTTVIVTTREALERRREPLKQLLRAHVELTRQWQHHPETFIPRVNAAFAKTAGRPMDEAVLKDSFSRLEPALQIMPEQLKQAAEHARQLGFVPSSDLSGLVDTTLLNEVLREEPAP